The Burkholderia pyrrocinia genome includes a window with the following:
- a CDS encoding ABC transporter ATP-binding protein, whose product MMLDVKEVHACYGKSHVLQGISLNVNEGETVTLLGRNGAGKSTTLKTIAGVVAPTGGAVTFAGRLVSGQPAHRIAARGLCFVPEHRGIFRLLSVEENLRLGARRDSPWQLDDIYRIFPRLKERRRNGGAQLSGGEQQMLAIGRALMNHPRLLMLDEPVEGLAPVIVEEIVEQLKRIKAAGVAILLVEQNLEVCTQLADRHFVIEQGVIVYEGSNAAFAADHEVKDRYLGVGVA is encoded by the coding sequence ATGATGCTCGACGTGAAGGAGGTCCATGCCTGCTACGGCAAGAGCCACGTCCTGCAGGGTATTTCGCTGAACGTGAACGAAGGCGAGACGGTGACGCTGCTCGGCCGCAACGGCGCGGGCAAGTCGACGACGCTCAAGACGATCGCGGGGGTCGTCGCACCGACCGGCGGCGCGGTGACGTTCGCGGGCCGGCTGGTGTCCGGGCAGCCCGCGCACCGGATCGCCGCGCGCGGCCTGTGCTTCGTGCCCGAGCATCGCGGGATTTTCCGGCTGCTGTCGGTCGAGGAAAACCTGCGGCTCGGCGCGCGCCGCGATTCGCCGTGGCAGCTCGACGACATCTACCGGATCTTTCCGCGCCTGAAGGAGCGCCGCCGCAACGGCGGCGCGCAGCTGTCGGGCGGCGAGCAGCAGATGCTCGCGATCGGCCGTGCGCTGATGAACCACCCGCGGCTGCTGATGCTCGACGAGCCGGTCGAGGGGCTCGCGCCGGTGATCGTCGAGGAGATCGTCGAGCAGTTGAAGCGGATCAAGGCGGCCGGCGTCGCGATCCTGCTCGTCGAACAGAACCTCGAAGTGTGCACGCAGCTCGCGGACCGCCACTTCGTGATCGAACAGGGCGTGATCGTCTACGAAGGCAGCAACGCGGCGTTCGCCGCCGATCACGAGGTGAAGGACCGTTACCTGGGCGTCGGCGTCGCGTAA
- a CDS encoding ABC transporter ATP-binding protein, translating to MSEAILEARGVVKRYGKFTALGGVDLRIMPRTVHSVIGPNGAGKTTLFHTLTGTLPITSGSILFDGHDVSREPDHKRVRRGIARSFQVTSLFPNLSVRENLRVAAQGVESRRALNPWTPPRGALAHDGIVDDVLERLGLQRFADTAAGVLSHGQQRRLEVGMALAARPRAIFLDEPTSGMGIDDLDDMKALIRGLRDDYTVVLIEHNMGIVMDISDTITVMQQGRVLVEGKPDAIRGDERVRSAYLGNMITGGRA from the coding sequence ATGAGCGAAGCGATTCTCGAGGCGCGCGGCGTCGTCAAGCGCTACGGCAAGTTCACGGCGTTGGGCGGCGTCGATCTGCGGATCATGCCGCGCACCGTGCATTCGGTGATCGGCCCGAACGGTGCGGGCAAGACGACGCTGTTCCATACGCTGACGGGCACGTTGCCGATCACGTCGGGCTCGATCCTGTTCGACGGTCACGACGTGTCGCGCGAACCCGATCACAAGCGCGTGCGGCGCGGCATCGCACGCTCGTTCCAGGTGACGAGCCTGTTTCCGAACCTGAGCGTGCGCGAGAACCTGCGGGTTGCCGCACAGGGCGTCGAATCGCGGCGCGCGCTGAATCCGTGGACGCCGCCGCGCGGCGCGCTCGCGCACGACGGCATCGTCGACGATGTGCTCGAGCGGCTCGGCCTGCAGCGCTTCGCCGACACGGCGGCCGGCGTGCTGTCGCACGGCCAGCAGCGCCGGCTCGAGGTCGGGATGGCGCTGGCGGCGCGGCCGCGCGCGATTTTTCTCGACGAGCCGACGTCGGGCATGGGGATCGACGATCTCGACGACATGAAGGCGCTGATCCGCGGCCTGCGCGACGACTACACGGTCGTGCTGATCGAACACAACATGGGAATCGTGATGGACATCTCGGACACGATCACGGTGATGCAGCAGGGCCGCGTGCTGGTCGAAGGCAAACCTGACGCGATTCGCGGCGACGAGCGCGTGCGCAGTGCGTATCTCGGCAACATGATCACGGGAGGCCGCGCATGA
- a CDS encoding branched-chain amino acid ABC transporter permease, with the protein MIESSKPLPPGAAASQRPRPWRGALQRPEGWLAVAVVCVLPVALSSGSLATEVLVFALAALGCNLLLGLTGLLSFGQGIFFGLGSYAAGLVLTHGVASVSVALLSAAVLGAVAAALVGWFSIRQRGTYFVMLTLAFGQLFYFLAYTTPDVTGGDNGLLDIPRPALAAFGHPLVSLDSPWRYYGFVAVLFVAVFWLLLRVSRSVFGRTLLAIRDNEARAAAAGYDVKRFKLAAFVISGAVTGLAGALHALMTGIAPLSNIDYHTSEMILVMTVIGGTGNLFASVLGAAFYVLFADWLSTLWPRWLLLLGLVLITVSLFMQRGLWGLGERVAAKLRRIEGTATDAREQQ; encoded by the coding sequence ATGATCGAATCGTCGAAACCGCTGCCGCCGGGGGCGGCAGCTTCGCAGCGCCCGCGGCCGTGGCGCGGCGCGCTGCAGCGGCCGGAGGGCTGGCTCGCGGTGGCCGTCGTGTGCGTGCTGCCGGTTGCGCTGAGTTCGGGCTCGCTCGCGACCGAAGTGCTGGTGTTCGCGCTCGCTGCGCTCGGCTGCAACCTGCTGCTTGGGTTGACGGGGCTGTTGTCATTCGGGCAGGGCATCTTCTTCGGGCTCGGCAGTTACGCGGCGGGGCTGGTGCTGACGCACGGCGTCGCGTCGGTGAGCGTCGCGCTGCTCTCGGCCGCCGTGCTCGGTGCCGTCGCGGCCGCGCTCGTCGGCTGGTTCTCGATCCGGCAGCGCGGCACCTATTTCGTGATGCTGACGCTCGCGTTCGGGCAGCTGTTCTACTTTCTCGCCTATACGACGCCGGACGTCACGGGCGGCGACAACGGGCTGCTCGACATCCCGCGCCCCGCGCTCGCCGCGTTCGGGCATCCGCTCGTCTCGCTCGACTCGCCGTGGCGCTACTACGGCTTCGTCGCGGTGCTGTTCGTCGCGGTGTTCTGGCTGCTGTTGCGCGTGTCGCGCTCGGTGTTCGGCCGTACGCTGCTCGCGATCCGCGACAACGAGGCGCGCGCGGCGGCGGCCGGCTACGACGTGAAGCGCTTCAAGCTCGCGGCGTTCGTGATCTCGGGCGCGGTCACGGGCCTCGCGGGTGCGCTGCATGCGTTGATGACGGGCATCGCGCCGCTGTCGAACATCGACTATCACACGAGCGAGATGATCCTGGTGATGACGGTGATCGGCGGCACGGGCAACCTGTTCGCGTCGGTGCTCGGCGCGGCGTTCTACGTGCTGTTCGCGGACTGGCTGTCGACGCTGTGGCCGCGCTGGCTGCTGCTGCTCGGCCTCGTGCTGATCACGGTCAGCCTGTTCATGCAGCGCGGGTTGTGGGGGCTGGGCGAACGCGTCGCGGCGAAGCTGCGACGCATCGAAGGCACGGCGACCGATGCCAGGGAGCAGCAATGA
- a CDS encoding branched-chain amino acid ABC transporter permease has product MNVYLLQIVNGIGVGMLYFLLAVGLSIVFGLLRFVNFAHGAFYLLGAYLCYQALQWSANFWVALAVVPLVVGAFAWGVEKLVLRHVYAQQHEFHILATVGLALVLQECAILAWGPLGDNVPPPDALNGVVIWGGFVYPKYRLFVIAFTAVLAALLWWVLEGTRLGSTVRAGSESTEMVSLLGINVTRVFSLVFALGAATAALAGVLAAPIRGVDPFMGIEALGVAFVVVVVGGMGNFLGALVGGLLVGIVQSLMSTLWPEGARLMIYVAMAAVLLLRPNGLLGRAA; this is encoded by the coding sequence ATGAACGTCTATCTGCTGCAGATCGTCAACGGCATCGGCGTGGGCATGCTGTATTTCCTGCTCGCCGTCGGCCTGTCGATCGTGTTCGGCCTGCTGCGCTTCGTGAATTTCGCTCACGGCGCGTTCTACCTGCTCGGCGCGTATCTCTGCTACCAGGCGCTGCAATGGTCGGCGAATTTCTGGGTCGCGCTCGCGGTCGTGCCGCTCGTCGTCGGCGCGTTCGCGTGGGGCGTCGAAAAACTCGTGCTGCGTCATGTGTACGCGCAGCAGCATGAATTCCACATCCTGGCGACAGTCGGGCTCGCGCTCGTGCTGCAGGAGTGCGCGATCCTCGCATGGGGCCCGCTCGGCGACAACGTGCCGCCGCCCGACGCGCTGAACGGCGTCGTGATCTGGGGCGGCTTCGTCTACCCGAAATACCGGCTGTTCGTGATCGCGTTCACGGCCGTGCTTGCCGCATTGCTGTGGTGGGTGCTCGAAGGCACGCGGCTCGGCAGTACGGTGCGTGCGGGCAGCGAATCGACTGAGATGGTATCGCTGCTCGGCATCAACGTGACGCGCGTGTTCAGCCTCGTGTTCGCGCTCGGCGCGGCGACGGCGGCGCTCGCGGGCGTGCTCGCCGCGCCGATCCGCGGCGTCGATCCGTTCATGGGCATCGAGGCGCTCGGCGTCGCGTTCGTCGTGGTCGTCGTCGGCGGGATGGGGAATTTTCTCGGGGCGCTCGTCGGCGGGCTGCTGGTGGGCATCGTGCAGAGCCTGATGAGCACGCTGTGGCCGGAAGGCGCGCGATTGATGATCTACGTCGCAATGGCGGCCGTGTTGCTGCTGCGTCCGAACGGGTTGCTGGGGAGGGCTGCATGA
- a CDS encoding ABC transporter substrate-binding protein, which translates to MNRRELLKLAALSAVPGALGSMSSRAAFAQGSPIQLACPVPMSGPFAANGKYADLGMQLVVKQYGKVLGAPLAYTALDTEGKPATAVRRVQEIAQQKGVRFFAGGILSSESLAMGKEVQKAGGVFITTAGADEITGKDCNAATFRWSVPTFGAIEQTVRPLVQMLPKAKRWYTITPQYVFGDGLLSAAKAIFKEKGIEHVGNSYHSLAEKEFSGYLTNAAAAQPDVLLILNFGSQSSDTLRQAVSFGMKRNCTILLAWASGLEQFEALGPDICDGVYFGAQYWHGIDSPLNRDLVKRANTAFNANPNYSLAGSYICSKIMIDAMVKAGSADPKKVVAAMEGMKYDGLTGPEEIRKGDHQVLKNYYLLKGKPKGRMKNADDYADIVSSGQSFLPIEKTSCKLA; encoded by the coding sequence TTGAATCGCCGAGAACTGTTGAAACTGGCCGCGCTGTCGGCCGTGCCGGGTGCGCTCGGCAGCATGTCGTCCCGTGCCGCGTTCGCGCAGGGTTCGCCCATCCAGCTTGCGTGCCCGGTACCGATGTCGGGGCCGTTCGCCGCCAACGGCAAGTACGCCGATCTCGGCATGCAGCTCGTCGTCAAGCAATACGGCAAGGTGCTCGGCGCGCCGCTTGCCTATACGGCGCTCGATACCGAGGGCAAGCCCGCGACTGCGGTGCGGCGCGTGCAGGAGATCGCGCAGCAGAAGGGCGTGCGCTTCTTCGCGGGCGGCATCCTGTCGTCCGAATCGCTTGCGATGGGCAAGGAAGTCCAGAAGGCGGGCGGCGTGTTCATCACGACGGCCGGCGCGGACGAGATCACCGGCAAGGATTGCAATGCCGCGACGTTCCGCTGGTCGGTGCCGACCTTCGGCGCGATCGAGCAGACGGTGCGCCCGCTGGTCCAGATGCTGCCGAAGGCGAAGCGCTGGTACACGATCACGCCGCAATACGTGTTCGGCGACGGCCTGCTGTCGGCCGCGAAAGCGATCTTCAAGGAGAAGGGCATCGAGCATGTCGGCAACAGCTACCACTCGCTCGCCGAGAAGGAGTTCAGCGGCTACCTGACGAACGCGGCGGCCGCGCAGCCGGACGTGCTGCTGATCCTGAACTTCGGCTCGCAATCGTCGGACACGCTGCGCCAGGCCGTCAGCTTCGGGATGAAGCGCAACTGCACGATCCTGCTCGCGTGGGCATCGGGCCTCGAGCAGTTCGAGGCGCTCGGGCCCGACATCTGCGACGGCGTGTATTTCGGCGCGCAGTACTGGCACGGCATCGATTCGCCGCTGAACCGCGACCTGGTGAAGCGCGCGAACACCGCGTTCAACGCGAACCCGAACTACAGCCTCGCCGGTTCGTACATCTGCTCGAAGATCATGATCGACGCGATGGTGAAGGCCGGCAGCGCCGATCCGAAGAAGGTCGTCGCGGCGATGGAGGGCATGAAGTACGACGGCCTCACGGGCCCGGAGGAAATCCGCAAGGGCGACCACCAGGTGCTGAAGAACTACTACCTGCTGAAGGGCAAGCCGAAGGGCCGGATGAAGAACGCGGACGATTACGCCGACATCGTCAGCTCGGGCCAGTCGTTCCTGCCGATCGAAAAGACGAGCTGCAAGCTCGCGTGA
- a CDS encoding FadR/GntR family transcriptional regulator, whose translation MVMDRARAGLAVEIKQPKRADLVAEEIKRLITEKDLKPGDRLPREAELQQLYAVSKSTIREALKSLEVQGLIKVTTGPSGGGMVVEVPLDRTLQLLQNYLFFKDVTIDDIYTVRKLLEPELAAGAVPHLTERDFAALESNIACCDGASGVHDRGHMLRQRQEDTTFHDILAAANPNPFLRFSCELINEMIRQLIEFRNDTPLVEHKRFGAANVSIHKAILQAARERDAERVRALMVEHMTEAPKHVKRMKGKLRGRLILDSEIRRRAAAPVAGSDAAATDPEED comes from the coding sequence ATGGTCATGGACCGAGCCAGGGCGGGCCTCGCGGTCGAAATCAAGCAGCCGAAGCGGGCCGACCTCGTTGCCGAGGAGATCAAGCGGCTGATCACCGAGAAGGACCTGAAGCCGGGCGACCGCCTGCCGCGCGAAGCCGAGCTGCAGCAGCTCTATGCGGTCAGCAAGAGCACGATCCGCGAGGCGCTGAAGTCGCTCGAGGTGCAGGGGCTCATCAAGGTCACGACGGGGCCGTCGGGCGGCGGGATGGTCGTCGAGGTGCCGCTCGACCGCACGCTGCAGCTCCTGCAGAACTACCTGTTCTTCAAGGACGTGACGATCGACGACATCTATACGGTGCGAAAGCTGCTCGAACCCGAGCTGGCGGCGGGCGCCGTGCCGCACCTGACCGAGCGCGACTTCGCGGCGCTGGAGTCGAACATTGCGTGTTGCGACGGCGCGTCGGGCGTGCACGACCGCGGCCACATGCTGCGTCAGCGGCAGGAGGACACGACGTTCCACGACATCCTCGCGGCCGCGAACCCGAACCCGTTCCTGCGATTCAGCTGCGAGCTGATCAACGAGATGATCCGGCAGTTGATCGAGTTCCGGAACGATACGCCGCTCGTCGAGCACAAGCGCTTCGGCGCAGCGAACGTGTCGATCCACAAGGCGATCCTGCAGGCCGCACGCGAGCGCGATGCCGAGCGCGTACGTGCGCTGATGGTCGAGCACATGACCGAGGCGCCCAAGCATGTGAAGCGGATGAAAGGCAAGCTGCGCGGGCGTCTGATCCTCGACTCCGAGATCCGCAGGCGGGCCGCCGCTCCCGTTGCGGGATCCGATGCGGCCGCAACGGATCCCGAAGAGGACTGA
- a CDS encoding aldehyde dehydrogenase family protein: MRTSQQSYIDGQWLDPVDARSIDVIDPATARPYAQLGIGGAADVDRAVGAAKRAFDTYSRWSVAERVALLQRVLEIYRRRYEAVAQTISREMGAPIAFARAMQAAVGTAHLEQTIRALQSFRFSTQTDSLLVSHEPIGVCALITPWNWPINQIVCKVAPALAAGCTMVLKPSEIAPFSAILFAEILHEAGVPPGVFNLVHGYGHEVGDALARHPDVDMVSFTGSTRAGVEVAKAAADTVKRVHQELGSKSPNLILPDADIEDAVTRGARSCFSNSGQSCNAPTRMLVHADHLALAEQAARREAERTVVGDPRSPETGIGPVVSRTQFDRIQHFIRLGIEEGATLVAGGPGRPDGLGDGFYVRPTVFSNVTPGMTIATEEIFGPVLSIMTYRTEDEAVALANDSVYGLAAYVQSKDLERARRIAARLRVGNVHINYPAWNPAAPFGGYKRSGNGREYAEFGLVEYLETKGTTGYTEGGAR, from the coding sequence ATGCGAACGTCACAACAGTCCTATATCGACGGCCAGTGGCTCGATCCGGTCGATGCACGGTCGATCGACGTGATCGACCCGGCCACCGCGCGGCCGTATGCGCAGCTCGGGATCGGCGGTGCAGCCGACGTCGACCGCGCGGTCGGCGCGGCGAAGCGGGCCTTCGACACGTACTCGCGCTGGTCGGTGGCCGAGCGCGTCGCGCTGCTGCAGCGCGTGCTCGAGATCTATCGACGCCGCTACGAAGCGGTCGCGCAGACGATCAGCCGGGAGATGGGCGCGCCGATCGCGTTCGCGCGCGCGATGCAGGCCGCGGTCGGCACCGCGCACCTCGAACAGACGATCCGCGCGCTGCAGTCGTTCCGCTTCAGCACGCAGACCGATTCGCTGCTGGTGTCGCACGAGCCGATCGGCGTGTGCGCGCTGATCACGCCGTGGAACTGGCCGATCAACCAGATCGTGTGCAAGGTCGCGCCAGCGCTCGCGGCCGGTTGCACGATGGTGCTCAAGCCGAGCGAGATCGCGCCGTTCAGCGCGATCCTGTTCGCGGAGATCCTGCACGAAGCCGGCGTGCCGCCCGGCGTGTTCAACCTCGTGCACGGTTACGGGCATGAAGTGGGCGACGCGCTGGCGCGGCACCCGGATGTCGACATGGTGTCGTTCACGGGTTCGACGCGCGCGGGCGTCGAGGTCGCGAAGGCCGCCGCCGATACCGTGAAGCGCGTGCACCAGGAACTCGGCAGCAAGAGCCCGAACCTGATCCTGCCCGATGCCGATATCGAGGATGCGGTCACGCGCGGCGCGCGCAGTTGTTTCAGCAACAGCGGCCAGTCGTGCAATGCGCCGACGCGCATGCTCGTGCATGCCGATCATCTGGCGCTGGCCGAGCAGGCCGCGCGCCGCGAGGCGGAGCGTACGGTCGTCGGCGATCCGCGTTCGCCGGAAACCGGCATCGGGCCGGTGGTCAGCCGCACGCAGTTCGACCGCATCCAGCACTTCATCCGGCTCGGGATCGAAGAGGGCGCGACGCTCGTCGCCGGCGGCCCCGGCCGGCCGGACGGGCTCGGCGACGGCTTCTACGTGCGGCCGACGGTGTTCTCGAACGTCACGCCGGGCATGACGATTGCGACCGAGGAAATCTTCGGGCCGGTGCTGTCGATCATGACCTACCGGACCGAGGACGAGGCCGTCGCGCTCGCGAACGATTCGGTCTACGGGCTTGCGGCCTACGTGCAGTCGAAGGATCTCGAACGCGCGCGCCGGATCGCGGCACGGCTGCGGGTCGGCAATGTCCACATCAACTACCCGGCGTGGAACCCGGCCGCGCCGTTCGGCGGCTACAAGCGCTCGGGCAACGGGCGCGAGTATGCGGAGTTCGGCCTCGTCGAGTATCTGGAGACGAAAGGCACGACGGGGTACACGGAAGGCGGCGCGCGCTGA
- a CDS encoding aspartate aminotransferase family protein has product MNAVDVNLDADLQALGKRHLLMHFTHADAYRDNALTVFDRGEGCWLVDRNGKRYFDALAGLYCVQVGYSHGAEIGDAIREQMVRLPFATNWGYGHEPAIRLAHKLAALAPDGLNRVFFTSSGSESNESAIKLVRQYHQSRGEPQRRKFIARRVAYHGTSFGALALNGMTNFRKHFEPLMSGVRHVGNTKRYGRPAGETEAQFTRHLLDEIESLIVQEGPDTVAAIVVEPLQNAGGSLTPPAGYAAGLRDICDRHGVLLVADEVICGFGRLGEYFGSARYGLKPDIITFAKGIASGYVPLGGVIASDAVVETVLDGPQQMFLHGATYGGHPVACTAALANLAIMEREGMLANVRDNEAVFRQTLDGLLELPCVGDVRGDGYHYSLELVTDKAARCWSAGISAQAFVSTLLAPAIFDAGLLCRAGVDHEGTPIVQFSPPLVMSRDEIVWFVAQIRDILVDAYARATR; this is encoded by the coding sequence ATGAACGCTGTTGACGTCAATCTCGATGCGGACCTGCAGGCGCTCGGCAAGCGCCACCTGCTGATGCACTTCACGCACGCCGATGCGTATCGCGACAACGCGCTGACCGTGTTCGACCGCGGCGAAGGCTGCTGGCTCGTCGACCGCAACGGCAAGCGCTACTTCGATGCGCTGGCCGGGCTGTACTGCGTGCAGGTCGGCTACAGCCACGGCGCGGAGATCGGCGACGCGATCCGCGAGCAGATGGTCCGGCTGCCGTTCGCAACCAACTGGGGCTATGGCCACGAACCGGCGATCCGGCTCGCGCACAAGCTCGCGGCGCTCGCGCCCGACGGCCTGAACCGCGTGTTCTTCACGTCGAGCGGGTCGGAGTCGAACGAATCGGCGATCAAGCTGGTGCGCCAGTATCACCAGTCGCGCGGCGAGCCGCAGCGGCGCAAGTTCATCGCGCGGCGCGTCGCGTATCACGGCACGTCGTTCGGCGCGCTCGCGCTGAACGGAATGACGAACTTCCGCAAGCATTTCGAGCCGCTGATGTCGGGTGTGCGGCATGTCGGCAACACGAAGCGCTACGGCCGTCCGGCGGGCGAGACGGAAGCGCAGTTCACGCGCCACCTGCTCGACGAGATCGAATCGCTGATCGTGCAGGAAGGGCCGGACACGGTGGCCGCGATCGTCGTCGAGCCGCTGCAGAACGCGGGCGGCAGCCTGACGCCGCCGGCCGGCTATGCGGCCGGGCTGCGCGACATCTGCGACCGGCATGGCGTGCTGCTCGTCGCGGACGAGGTGATCTGCGGGTTCGGCCGGCTCGGCGAATATTTCGGGTCGGCGCGCTACGGGCTGAAGCCGGACATCATCACGTTCGCGAAAGGCATCGCGTCGGGTTACGTGCCGCTCGGCGGCGTGATCGCGAGCGACGCGGTTGTCGAAACGGTGCTCGACGGCCCGCAGCAGATGTTCCTGCACGGCGCGACGTACGGCGGCCATCCGGTCGCATGCACGGCCGCGCTCGCGAACCTCGCGATCATGGAACGCGAAGGCATGCTCGCGAACGTTCGCGACAACGAAGCAGTGTTCCGCCAGACGCTCGACGGCCTGCTCGAACTGCCGTGCGTCGGCGACGTGCGCGGCGACGGCTACCACTATTCGCTCGAACTCGTGACCGACAAGGCCGCGCGCTGCTGGTCGGCCGGCATCAGCGCGCAGGCGTTCGTGTCGACGCTGCTCGCGCCCGCGATCTTCGACGCGGGGCTGCTGTGCCGCGCGGGTGTCGATCATGAAGGCACGCCGATCGTGCAGTTCTCGCCGCCGCTCGTGATGTCGCGCGACGAGATCGTGTGGTTCGTCGCGCAGATCCGCGACATCCTCGTTGACGCCTATGCGCGTGCGACGCGCTGA
- a CDS encoding APC family permease: MNNDRSGRFASAVSTHDAGSHAQSCDANGRRAAHPLGLFTLVIFGLAYMLPMTVFTTYGIVTSETNGHLTAAYAVTLVAMLFTARSYGYMARLMPSAGSAYTFASRNFGTSAGFMVGWALLMDYLFIPMISYLAIGIYMKQLFPAVPASVWIVGSIALITGLNIVGIRLVNRVNLILIASQLVFIAIFVVASARVASGEGLSMAVALPTSGDARAIFAGSAILCLSFLGFDAVTTLSEETREPRRTVPRAILLCTLASGLLFMLIAYIGQVVFPDWHAFKDLDSASLDLMRRVGGGTLSALFVAVYVAGCFASAMAGQASVTRVLFAMGRDQVLPERVFGHLHARLRTPVRATLVVGVVSLSALFITLDLASTMISFGALVAFAIVNLCVMRSYLCRPEHRHVAGWITFGVMPALGFAMNVWLWSGLSRQTFYVGIGWLVLGLCQLVWLTRGFTRPAPTLSMN, from the coding sequence ATGAACAACGACAGGTCAGGTCGATTCGCATCGGCCGTTTCGACGCATGACGCCGGGTCGCACGCGCAATCGTGCGACGCAAACGGACGACGCGCCGCGCATCCGCTCGGACTGTTCACGCTGGTGATCTTCGGCCTCGCGTACATGCTGCCGATGACGGTGTTCACGACTTACGGGATCGTCACGAGCGAGACGAACGGGCATCTGACGGCCGCGTACGCGGTGACGCTGGTGGCGATGCTGTTCACCGCGCGCAGCTACGGCTACATGGCGCGGCTGATGCCGAGCGCCGGGTCGGCCTATACGTTCGCGAGCCGCAACTTCGGCACGTCGGCGGGCTTCATGGTCGGCTGGGCGTTGCTGATGGACTACCTGTTCATCCCGATGATCAGCTACCTCGCGATCGGCATCTACATGAAGCAACTGTTCCCGGCCGTGCCGGCCAGCGTGTGGATCGTCGGGAGCATCGCGCTGATCACCGGGCTGAACATCGTCGGCATCCGGCTCGTCAATCGCGTGAACCTGATCCTGATCGCGAGCCAGCTCGTATTCATCGCGATCTTCGTCGTCGCATCGGCGCGGGTTGCGAGCGGCGAAGGCTTGTCGATGGCCGTCGCGTTGCCGACGTCGGGCGATGCGCGCGCGATCTTCGCCGGGTCCGCGATCCTGTGCCTGTCGTTTCTCGGCTTCGATGCGGTCACCACCCTGTCGGAGGAAACGCGCGAGCCGCGGCGCACGGTCCCGCGCGCGATCCTGCTCTGTACGCTCGCGAGCGGCCTGCTGTTCATGCTGATCGCGTACATCGGGCAAGTGGTGTTCCCCGACTGGCACGCATTCAAGGATCTCGATTCGGCCAGCCTCGACCTGATGCGGCGCGTCGGCGGCGGCACGCTGTCGGCGCTGTTCGTCGCCGTGTACGTGGCCGGCTGCTTCGCGAGCGCGATGGCCGGGCAGGCGAGCGTGACGCGCGTGCTGTTCGCGATGGGCCGCGACCAGGTGCTGCCCGAGCGCGTGTTCGGCCACCTGCATGCGCGGCTGCGCACGCCCGTGCGGGCGACGCTCGTGGTCGGCGTGGTGTCGCTGTCCGCGCTGTTCATCACGCTCGATCTCGCGTCGACGATGATCAGCTTCGGTGCGCTCGTCGCGTTCGCGATCGTGAACCTGTGCGTGATGCGCAGCTATCTGTGCCGGCCCGAGCACCGCCATGTCGCCGGCTGGATCACGTTCGGCGTGATGCCGGCGCTCGGCTTCGCAATGAACGTGTGGCTCTGGTCGGGACTGTCGCGCCAGACGTTCTACGTCGGCATCGGCTGGCTCGTGCTCGGGCTCTGCCAGCTCGTGTGGCTGACGCGCGGCTTCACGCGTCCCGCGCCGACACTGTCGATGAACTGA